One window of the Canis aureus isolate CA01 chromosome 17, VMU_Caureus_v.1.0, whole genome shotgun sequence genome contains the following:
- the CCDC122 gene encoding coiled-coil domain-containing protein 122 isoform X2, producing the protein MLRHKRGEPEREKDSRMSGNKERKSQGVPEEALANQGTSSLTDAVEQVAKQQQSQTSEIEKNKKVLLHLQSELRELKNQIASVSAETKETERQIYQQDAAIENAKLQCGNLETQIKSLHTENVKLQFDIEAAQEHFEEYMIKYNEYYTKIKAHKDSLVEVESKWSLMTALHEKRELVKKLKTMKEELMQNLQNPEGNHIKQVQEDITKLKDTIITVKESIIEKTYFLEEEKKTHEKLRKEIEEYFEILRVSWSLFPCFCCCCCCYCYCCIIVFQYN; encoded by the exons atgctaag gcATAAAAGAGGTGaaccagaaagggagaaagacagtAGAATGTCAGGcaacaaagaaaggaagagtcaagGAGTTCCTGAAGAAG ctCTGGCTAACCAAGGCACATCTTCATTAACTGATGCAGTAGAACAAGTTGCAAAGCAACAACAATCACAAacatcagaaatagaaaaaaacaaaaaagttctaTTACATTTGCAG AGTGAACTCCGTGAGCTTAAAAACCAAATAGCATCTGTCTCTGCAGAaactaaagaaacagaaaggcaaaTTTATCAGCAGGATGCTGCCATAGAGAATGCCAAACTTCAGTGTGGGAATCTGGAAACTCAAATCAAATCCTTACATACAGAAAATGTAAAGCTTCAATTTGACATAGAAGCAGCCCAGGAACACTTTGAGgaatatatgataaaatataatgaatattatacaaaaataaaagcgCATAAAGATAGTTTGGTGGAGGTAGAAAGCAAATGGTCACTGATGACTGCACTCCATGAAAAACGAGAGCttgttaaaaaactaaaaacaatgaaagaggAACTTATGCAAAATCTCCAAAATCCAGAAGGAAATCACATAAAACAAGTACAG GAAGACATTACAAAGCTAAAGGATACAATTATCACTGTAAAAGAATCTATCATTGAAAAAACTTATtttcttgaggaagaaaaaaagacacatgaaaaattaagaaaagaaatagag GAATACTTTGAAATACTTAGAGTGTCTTGGTCCCTTTTCCCCTgcttttgctgctgctgctgctgctactgctacTGCTGCATAATTGTGTTTCAATATAATTGA
- the CCDC122 gene encoding coiled-coil domain-containing protein 122 isoform X6, with protein MIKYNEYYTKIKAHKDSLVEVESKWSLMTALHEKRELVKKLKTMKEELMQNLQNPEGNHIKQVQEDITKLKDTIITVKESIIEKTYFLEEEKKTHEKLRKEIEVQHKRYSAILKRLHCQVNKLQSNRRQWQWNIHQLEKTAAELRKRIGMKD; from the exons atgataaaatataatgaatattatacaaaaataaaagcgCATAAAGATAGTTTGGTGGAGGTAGAAAGCAAATGGTCACTGATGACTGCACTCCATGAAAAACGAGAGCttgttaaaaaactaaaaacaatgaaagaggAACTTATGCAAAATCTCCAAAATCCAGAAGGAAATCACATAAAACAAGTACAG GAAGACATTACAAAGCTAAAGGATACAATTATCACTGTAAAAGAATCTATCATTGAAAAAACTTATtttcttgaggaagaaaaaaagacacatgaaaaattaagaaaagaaatagag GTGCAACATAAGAGATACAGTGCAATTCTTAAGCGTTTGCATTGTCAGGTGAACAAGCTTCAGTCAAATAGAAGACAATGGCAATGGAACATTCACCAACTAGAAAAAACTGCAGCTGAACTAAGGAAACGCATTGGAATGAAAGATTAA
- the CCDC122 gene encoding coiled-coil domain-containing protein 122 isoform X4, whose amino-acid sequence MLRHKRGEPEREKDSRMSGNKERKSQGVPEEALANQGTSSLTDAVEQVAKQQQSQTSEIEKNKKVLLHLQSELRELKNQIASVSAETKETERQIYQQDAAIENAKLQCGNLETQIKSLHTENVKLQFDIEAAQEHFEEYMIKYNEYYTKIKAHKDSLVEVESKWSLMTALHEKRELVKKLKTMKEELMQNLQNPEGNHIKQVQEDITKLKDTIITVKESIIEKTYFLEEEKKTHEKLRKEIEIKQLKQREVTQHVQTSELQVF is encoded by the exons atgctaag gcATAAAAGAGGTGaaccagaaagggagaaagacagtAGAATGTCAGGcaacaaagaaaggaagagtcaagGAGTTCCTGAAGAAG ctCTGGCTAACCAAGGCACATCTTCATTAACTGATGCAGTAGAACAAGTTGCAAAGCAACAACAATCACAAacatcagaaatagaaaaaaacaaaaaagttctaTTACATTTGCAG AGTGAACTCCGTGAGCTTAAAAACCAAATAGCATCTGTCTCTGCAGAaactaaagaaacagaaaggcaaaTTTATCAGCAGGATGCTGCCATAGAGAATGCCAAACTTCAGTGTGGGAATCTGGAAACTCAAATCAAATCCTTACATACAGAAAATGTAAAGCTTCAATTTGACATAGAAGCAGCCCAGGAACACTTTGAGgaatatatgataaaatataatgaatattatacaaaaataaaagcgCATAAAGATAGTTTGGTGGAGGTAGAAAGCAAATGGTCACTGATGACTGCACTCCATGAAAAACGAGAGCttgttaaaaaactaaaaacaatgaaagaggAACTTATGCAAAATCTCCAAAATCCAGAAGGAAATCACATAAAACAAGTACAG GAAGACATTACAAAGCTAAAGGATACAATTATCACTGTAAAAGAATCTATCATTGAAAAAACTTATtttcttgaggaagaaaaaaagacacatgaaaaattaagaaaagaaatagag ATTAAACAACTAAAGCAAAGAGAAGTTACACAACATGTTCAAACCAGTGAGCTCCAAGTCTTTTAA
- the CCDC122 gene encoding coiled-coil domain-containing protein 122 isoform X1, with amino-acid sequence MLRHKRGEPEREKDSRMSGNKERKSQGVPEEALANQGTSSLTDAVEQVAKQQQSQTSEIEKNKKVLLHLQSELRELKNQIASVSAETKETERQIYQQDAAIENAKLQCGNLETQIKSLHTENVKLQFDIEAAQEHFEEYMIKYNEYYTKIKAHKDSLVEVESKWSLMTALHEKRELVKKLKTMKEELMQNLQNPEGNHIKQVQEDITKLKDTIITVKESIIEKTYFLEEEKKTHEKLRKEIEVQHKRYSAILKRLHCQVNKLQSNRRQWQWNIHQLEKTAAELRKRIGMKD; translated from the exons atgctaag gcATAAAAGAGGTGaaccagaaagggagaaagacagtAGAATGTCAGGcaacaaagaaaggaagagtcaagGAGTTCCTGAAGAAG ctCTGGCTAACCAAGGCACATCTTCATTAACTGATGCAGTAGAACAAGTTGCAAAGCAACAACAATCACAAacatcagaaatagaaaaaaacaaaaaagttctaTTACATTTGCAG AGTGAACTCCGTGAGCTTAAAAACCAAATAGCATCTGTCTCTGCAGAaactaaagaaacagaaaggcaaaTTTATCAGCAGGATGCTGCCATAGAGAATGCCAAACTTCAGTGTGGGAATCTGGAAACTCAAATCAAATCCTTACATACAGAAAATGTAAAGCTTCAATTTGACATAGAAGCAGCCCAGGAACACTTTGAGgaatatatgataaaatataatgaatattatacaaaaataaaagcgCATAAAGATAGTTTGGTGGAGGTAGAAAGCAAATGGTCACTGATGACTGCACTCCATGAAAAACGAGAGCttgttaaaaaactaaaaacaatgaaagaggAACTTATGCAAAATCTCCAAAATCCAGAAGGAAATCACATAAAACAAGTACAG GAAGACATTACAAAGCTAAAGGATACAATTATCACTGTAAAAGAATCTATCATTGAAAAAACTTATtttcttgaggaagaaaaaaagacacatgaaaaattaagaaaagaaatagag GTGCAACATAAGAGATACAGTGCAATTCTTAAGCGTTTGCATTGTCAGGTGAACAAGCTTCAGTCAAATAGAAGACAATGGCAATGGAACATTCACCAACTAGAAAAAACTGCAGCTGAACTAAGGAAACGCATTGGAATGAAAGATTAA
- the CCDC122 gene encoding coiled-coil domain-containing protein 122 isoform X3 — protein sequence MSGNKERKSQGVPEEALANQGTSSLTDAVEQVAKQQQSQTSEIEKNKKVLLHLQSELRELKNQIASVSAETKETERQIYQQDAAIENAKLQCGNLETQIKSLHTENVKLQFDIEAAQEHFEEYMIKYNEYYTKIKAHKDSLVEVESKWSLMTALHEKRELVKKLKTMKEELMQNLQNPEGNHIKQVQEDITKLKDTIITVKESIIEKTYFLEEEKKTHEKLRKEIEVQHKRYSAILKRLHCQVNKLQSNRRQWQWNIHQLEKTAAELRKRIGMKD from the exons ATGTCAGGcaacaaagaaaggaagagtcaagGAGTTCCTGAAGAAG ctCTGGCTAACCAAGGCACATCTTCATTAACTGATGCAGTAGAACAAGTTGCAAAGCAACAACAATCACAAacatcagaaatagaaaaaaacaaaaaagttctaTTACATTTGCAG AGTGAACTCCGTGAGCTTAAAAACCAAATAGCATCTGTCTCTGCAGAaactaaagaaacagaaaggcaaaTTTATCAGCAGGATGCTGCCATAGAGAATGCCAAACTTCAGTGTGGGAATCTGGAAACTCAAATCAAATCCTTACATACAGAAAATGTAAAGCTTCAATTTGACATAGAAGCAGCCCAGGAACACTTTGAGgaatatatgataaaatataatgaatattatacaaaaataaaagcgCATAAAGATAGTTTGGTGGAGGTAGAAAGCAAATGGTCACTGATGACTGCACTCCATGAAAAACGAGAGCttgttaaaaaactaaaaacaatgaaagaggAACTTATGCAAAATCTCCAAAATCCAGAAGGAAATCACATAAAACAAGTACAG GAAGACATTACAAAGCTAAAGGATACAATTATCACTGTAAAAGAATCTATCATTGAAAAAACTTATtttcttgaggaagaaaaaaagacacatgaaaaattaagaaaagaaatagag GTGCAACATAAGAGATACAGTGCAATTCTTAAGCGTTTGCATTGTCAGGTGAACAAGCTTCAGTCAAATAGAAGACAATGGCAATGGAACATTCACCAACTAGAAAAAACTGCAGCTGAACTAAGGAAACGCATTGGAATGAAAGATTAA
- the CCDC122 gene encoding coiled-coil domain-containing protein 122 isoform X5, producing MLRHKRGEPEREKDSRMSGNKERKSQGVPEEALANQGTSSLTDAVEQVAKQQQSQTSEIEKNKKVLLHLQSELRELKNQIASVSAETKETERQIYQQDAAIENAKLQCGNLETQIKSLHTENVKLQFDIEAAQEHFEEYMIKYNEYYTKIKAHKDSLVEVESKWSLMTALHEKRELVKKLKTMKEELMQNLQNPEGNHIKQVQEDITKLKDTIITVKESIIEKTYFLEEEKKTHEKLRKEIEVHMEHSTR from the exons atgctaag gcATAAAAGAGGTGaaccagaaagggagaaagacagtAGAATGTCAGGcaacaaagaaaggaagagtcaagGAGTTCCTGAAGAAG ctCTGGCTAACCAAGGCACATCTTCATTAACTGATGCAGTAGAACAAGTTGCAAAGCAACAACAATCACAAacatcagaaatagaaaaaaacaaaaaagttctaTTACATTTGCAG AGTGAACTCCGTGAGCTTAAAAACCAAATAGCATCTGTCTCTGCAGAaactaaagaaacagaaaggcaaaTTTATCAGCAGGATGCTGCCATAGAGAATGCCAAACTTCAGTGTGGGAATCTGGAAACTCAAATCAAATCCTTACATACAGAAAATGTAAAGCTTCAATTTGACATAGAAGCAGCCCAGGAACACTTTGAGgaatatatgataaaatataatgaatattatacaaaaataaaagcgCATAAAGATAGTTTGGTGGAGGTAGAAAGCAAATGGTCACTGATGACTGCACTCCATGAAAAACGAGAGCttgttaaaaaactaaaaacaatgaaagaggAACTTATGCAAAATCTCCAAAATCCAGAAGGAAATCACATAAAACAAGTACAG GAAGACATTACAAAGCTAAAGGATACAATTATCACTGTAAAAGAATCTATCATTGAAAAAACTTATtttcttgaggaagaaaaaaagacacatgaaaaattaagaaaagaaatagag gtgcacatggaacattcaacAAGATAA